Proteins found in one Chloroflexota bacterium genomic segment:
- a CDS encoding peptide ABC transporter substrate-binding protein: MRFVAVWLCTFALAACLAPRDRPDATTFSGQQAEGSVRVRRHVVMASTRDAASLAIKLENPGASEIDFSLISNSPLAVLDPTGTYRPLLAAELPSQDRGTWTVRPDGTMSTIWRIRQNALWHDGEPVTARDFAFALDVYRDPAIDVPDREPESFMDRIEILDDATFVIHWASPYMAADQLNFKRLPPLPEHVIGRLYVAGDKQGFQNDPFWSSAAYVGDGPFQIVEWEPGVQHRYRAFDRYFLGRPRIDELIVRIIPDENAALAAVLAGDVDFSGAAALSPQGARTAEQEAGRAGGGTVARTMGSLRAARFQYDPSSSQQPALRDVRVRRAIARGIDRAAVADLISAGTSIVAETPIAPGHPLYERVQRVVTKHPYDPSEAAALLADAGWNRQGDALVNASGAPFTLNITGSRSASNDTEKEALAGYLAQLGMQMSVTSYGLRTTDREQIARFPGLRTGTALAEDLPNDLRVFTTPECPTADNRWVGENGGCWSNEDFDRLYLVATTSLSQDERVQATLNALKIMTEDVGILGLSHLVQHNWVRRGLEGPGSIAAGQKGGYTWNVVEWHWTN; this comes from the coding sequence GTGAGATTCGTTGCCGTCTGGTTGTGCACCTTCGCGTTGGCGGCGTGCCTGGCGCCGCGGGACCGGCCTGATGCGACAACGTTCTCCGGGCAGCAGGCGGAAGGGTCGGTCCGGGTTCGTCGGCACGTCGTGATGGCGTCCACGCGTGATGCCGCGTCGCTCGCCATCAAGCTGGAGAATCCCGGAGCGAGCGAGATTGATTTCAGCCTGATCTCGAACAGTCCGCTCGCGGTTCTCGATCCGACGGGTACCTACCGCCCCCTCCTGGCAGCCGAGCTGCCGAGCCAGGACCGGGGTACGTGGACCGTCCGTCCCGACGGAACCATGAGCACCATCTGGAGAATTCGGCAAAACGCCCTCTGGCACGACGGTGAGCCCGTAACGGCCCGTGACTTCGCGTTTGCTCTTGACGTCTATCGTGACCCGGCCATCGATGTGCCAGACCGCGAGCCGGAGTCGTTCATGGACCGGATCGAGATCCTGGACGACGCGACGTTCGTGATCCACTGGGCCTCCCCGTACATGGCGGCAGATCAGCTCAACTTCAAGCGGCTGCCGCCCCTACCGGAGCACGTGATCGGGCGGTTGTATGTAGCGGGCGACAAACAAGGCTTTCAAAACGATCCGTTTTGGTCCAGCGCGGCCTACGTTGGGGACGGGCCATTTCAGATCGTGGAGTGGGAGCCCGGTGTCCAGCATCGATATCGCGCGTTTGACCGGTACTTTCTTGGACGACCCCGGATCGATGAGCTGATCGTGCGGATCATCCCCGACGAGAACGCGGCCCTGGCGGCCGTGCTCGCAGGCGACGTCGATTTCTCCGGCGCCGCCGCGCTCAGCCCGCAGGGAGCGCGAACCGCGGAGCAAGAGGCTGGGCGGGCCGGCGGCGGCACGGTGGCGCGGACCATGGGGTCGCTGCGGGCTGCGCGATTCCAATACGATCCATCGTCGTCGCAGCAGCCGGCGCTACGCGACGTCCGAGTGCGGCGCGCCATCGCGCGCGGGATCGACCGCGCCGCCGTGGCGGATCTCATCTCAGCCGGAACGTCCATCGTGGCGGAGACTCCTATTGCGCCCGGGCACCCGCTCTACGAGCGGGTCCAGCGGGTCGTCACCAAACACCCCTACGATCCCTCAGAAGCGGCGGCGCTGCTCGCCGATGCCGGATGGAACAGGCAAGGCGACGCCCTCGTCAACGCGTCCGGTGCGCCGTTCACGCTCAACATCACCGGCTCCCGTTCGGCCTCAAACGACACCGAAAAGGAAGCGCTCGCCGGATACCTGGCGCAGCTCGGGATGCAGATGTCCGTCACCTCCTATGGCCTCAGAACCACGGACCGCGAGCAGATCGCGCGATTCCCTGGCCTGCGAACCGGCACCGCCCTTGCCGAGGACCTGCCGAATGACCTGCGCGTCTTTACCACGCCGGAGTGCCCGACGGCCGACAACCGCTGGGTTGGCGAAAACGGGGGTTGCTGGAGCAACGAGGATTTCGACCGCTTGTACCTCGTGGCCACGACGAGCCTCTCCCAGGACGAGCGCGTCCAGGCCACACTCAATGCTCTCAAAATCATGACCGAGGACGTGGGCATCCTGGGCCTGTCGCATCTGGTCCAGCACAACTGGGTCCGAAGGGGGCTGGAAGGCCCCGGATCCATCGCCGCGGGGCAAAAGGGTGGCTACACCTGGAACGTCGTCGAATGGCATTGGACAAATTGA